The Borrelia duttonii Ly genomic sequence AACTATAGCAGGTGCTATTGTATTGCGAGCAATGGCTAAGAATGGTAAATTTTCTGGTCCTAGTGATGCCGCTAAAGTTGATGTTTCAGCTGCGGTTAAGGGAGCAGCAGTAAGTGCAGTAACTAAAGCGTTAGATACATTGACAATGGCAATAAGAAAAACAATAGACTTGGGGCTTAAGAATGTTAAGGATGCTATGAAAATTAATTCTAATGCTATTTCTGTTGTGTCTGATAAGGATGCTTCTGGTGCTAAAAACCAATAGTCTAATAGTAGTGATATGACTAAATAATAAAATAAGATAAATAAAATTATAACGGTAAGATACTAAGATTTAGATTCTTAGTATCTTTTTTTTTATTATGTCAAATAAATATCTATTATTTTGTTATCATTTATTTTTCATTATTCATTTGTTTGTTGATTATTAGTTTTTATAGGGAAAAGTAGGATGCAAGTAAAAAAAGAAGAGGGGAAAATAAGAGTAATAATAGTGATGGTGATGATGATGGTGATGATGGGATGTAATAGTGGTGGTAGAGATCCAGAGAAAGTATTTTTGAGTGAGATGGTAAATTTAGGGAAAGGATTTTTAGATGTTTTTGTGGGTTTTGGCGATATGATTACAGGGACGTTGGGGATAAAAGCGGAAACAAAGAAAAGTGATATAGGGAAGTATTTTACTGATATTGCAGCAACAATGGAATCTGTTAAAAATAAATTGCAAACAGAAGTTGCGAAGAATGGTAATTATGAAAAAGTTAAAACGGTTGTTGAGCAGTTTATTACTGGGATATTAGATAAGATTGCAGAAGGGGCAAAAGAAGCTGCTAAAGGGGCTACTGGTGATGATGCTATTGGCGGTGCTCCTACTGCTGGACAGGATGCAGCACCAGCAGATGCTACAAGTGTAAATGCACTAGTTAAAGGAATTAAAGAGATAGTTGGAGTAGTGTTAAAGAAAGATGAGGGTAATCCAGAAGCTACTAAAACCAAAGATGATCAGCAAAAAACGATTGGTAAGTTATTTGGTGGTAAAAATAATGATGGTACAGAAACAGATGCGGCAGCGGCAAGTGCATCAATAGGAGCAGTAAGT encodes the following:
- a CDS encoding variable large family protein, giving the protein MQVKKEEGKIRVIIVMVMMMVMMGCNSGGRDPEKVFLSEMVNLGKGFLDVFVGFGDMITGTLGIKAETKKSDIGKYFTDIAATMESVKNKLQTEVAKNGNYEKVKTVVEQFITGILDKIAEGAKEAAKGATGDDAIGGAPTAGQDAAPADATSVNALVKGIKEIVGVVLKKDEGNPEATKTKDDQQKTIGKLFGGKNNDGTETDAAAASASIGAVS